In the Dehalococcoidia bacterium genome, TCCTCCGGGTCACCTCGACAATCTTCCCGCTGCTGCGAATCGACTGATGCAGGCGTTCAACTTCAGCGGCTACACCGAGGACGAGGTCCGTACCGCTCGAGCCGCCTACTACGGACTGATCACTTATTTGGATGACAAGATTGGACGACTGCTGGACGCACTCGAAGATGCAGGCATGTCCGACAATACAGTGGTCATCCATACCTCGGATCACGGCGAATCCCTGGGTGAGCACGGTCTCTGGCGAAAGATGAACTTCTACGAGCAGTCAGCGAGGGTACCCCTCCAGATCTCGTGGCCCAGTGTGATCGATGGAGGCCAGAGGTTCACAGGCGCAGTCTCACTGGTAGATGCCACGGCAACGATTCTCGATATCGCGTCCGCAGACCAAGCATCACAATCGGTCATGAACCTGGACGGTACATCGCTGCTCCCACAGATGACAGGCGCAACCGTCGGGCAACGAGACGAAGCATTCTCAGAACACCTCGCGCACGGCACGGACCGGCCTCGCGCAATGCTCAGACAGGGCAGGTGGAAGCTCTGTTACAGCCACCACGCTGCAACCCCTGACCTCGAGCTCTACAACCTCGAGACCGACCCTGGAGAGTTCGTCAACCTCGCTAACGACGGCACACACTCCGCCGTGCAGCAGCGCCTGACCAACAGGATCCTGGACATCTGGGGCGACGCCGGCGACCTCGACCGGCGAATCAAAGACAGCCAGCGTTCCCGCCTGATGATCCGCGACGTCCTCGGCGAAGCCGCGACATTCTAAGCTTCCCACGAATGTTTAGAGCTACACCTTCACCGCACCACGTCCACCTCACCATTCACAATTCCACATTCCCAATTTCATGACTTGGGTACTTCTCTCCCTCGGCAGCACAATCACCTTCGCCTTTATCTCGGCGATGGACAAGATTCTGATTGCCAGGTTCACTCCCAATCCTCGGACCTTCATCGTGATGGTCGGCCTAACTCAGTTCATTCTGGCAGTCGTCATATTGCCTTGGGTGGAGTGGACCGGGTACACGAACCAGCATATCGTACTAGCAATTGTCTCCGGTCTGACATCAGGGGGGTACCTTGTGCTCATGTTCTGGGTGATGGGCACTCAGGACGTCTCGCGAGTCATACCGGTCACATCCACGTACCCTATTTTCGTCGCCGTCCTGGCGTTCTTCCTACTTGGCGAACAGGTTGGTTTGCTCGCCTGGGTTGGCATAGTCGTCACGGTTGCCGGCGCGGCGTTGATGTCTCTCGGCCCGACCGCTAGAGCAAGGGACAGGGGACGTGGCCAGATGTTCGCCTTCGCCCTCCTCATATTCGCAAGCTTGGGTTTCGGACTGAGCCAGGTCTTCAGCAAGATGGTCGCCGACAGCATGGACGTCTGGACTCTCTTCTTCTGGAGAGCTCTGGGGAACGGCGCCGCTTGTGTGGTGTTTTCCATCAAGCCCAGGGGCATGAGAGACTTGATCGACACTCTGCGAAGGCCCACGTCGGTAGGCCTCATACTCTTCACGGAGGGCGCGCTGGTGTTCGTAGCACTCGCCTTCCTTCTGGGAGCGATCTACTCAGGCCCCGTCTCGCTGGTATCTACGGTCATGGCAACCCGCCCCCTGTTCGTCTTCGCACTTGGAATCATCCTCAGCATCGGTGTATCAAACGTGCTGAACGAGCCCCTCGAACGCAAGATTCTGGTCATTAAGACTCTGTCCATAGTTATGACCGTTGGCGGCGTAGTGGCCGTTACCCTGGCCTACTGAGCGCTGATTGCCCCTGTTAGCAGGCAGCTCCCTATGATACCTGAGGTTTCAGATGGGCCCAGGGACGCGCAGCCTCGAAGGCAGCAGACGCCGCAAGCACGGTCTCTTCGTCCCCCGGCTTGCCAATGATGTGCAGCCCTACAGGCATCCCGTCTGAGTCGAACCCGCACGGTATGCTCGCCGCCGTGAATCCGATCGTGTTGATCGGGTGAGTGTAGGGTACGAACCCCCACGCCGGAATTGGGTACGGCTCCAGCCCGCCCACGGTCTGGGGGTATTCCTCAGTCGAGAAGGCGGTCGTAGGCATCGTCGGGGAAACCAGCAGATCGAACTTGTCGAACTGGTCCATGAACTGGTTGACCATCCGGTCTCGTTCGCCCAGAGCGCGGATGTAGTCTGGCATCGTCAACCGCGCTCCCCACTCGATCGCCCAGCGACCATACCAGGTGAGCGGATCGTCCGGGTCGTCCAGCAGGTGCCCATTGACCGCGTAGCCATTCCCCGCGAAGAAGACGATCCAGGTGTCAAACGGATTGTCGAGGCTCAGGTCAGACTCATCGACGCTGCACCCAAGTTCAGCGAACACCTCGGCTCCGGCCTGAGATACCACCGTAACTTCCTCGTCAGCCGGGTGGTACCCGAAGTCCGGTGACCAGCCGATTCGCAGTCCCTCTATACTCTGGTCCAGTGCACCCATGAAGTCAGGTACCGGTTGCCTGAGCGAGCCTGAGTCCCTCGGGTCATATCCAGCCATGACCTGCATCATAAGGGCTGTATCTGCAACGGTCCGAGTCAATGGACCCTGCTGGCTGGTGATATTCGCAGCCGGAGGGGCGTCCACACCGGTGTAGCTTGAGATTCGGCCCTGCGTCGGCTTGATCCCGTAGATGCCATTGAAGCTTGCGGGAATGCGAATAGAACCTCCACCGTCGCCGCCGGTAGCCAGTGCGCACAGGCCAGCGGCTATAGCCGCGCCTGCACCGCCACTTGATCCCCCAGACGTCCTTTCGGTGTTCCAGGGGTTACGGCATGGCTCTCCCAATCGGTTCTCGTTAGCTCCGAGTAGTCCGAACTCAGGAGTATTGGTCTTTCCCAACATCACTGCCCCTGCACCGAGCACCTTCTCGACACAGGCCGCATCCGCGTCCGGCACCCTGTCTTTGTATGCAAGAGAGCCGCCCGTTGTTCGAACGCCCTTGGTCATCTGCAGGTCTTTGAGCGAGACGGGAAGACCGTGGAGCGCCCCGAGTGTTTCACCCCTCGCAGTCGCTTCGTCCGCACGCCGAGCCTGTGCGAGCGCAATGTCAGGAGTCAGCGTCAGGTATGAGTTGAGCTGTCCATCGAGACTATCTATGCGAGTCAGGTACATCTCGGTAAGCTCTACCGATGTGACCTGCCTGCTTGCGATAAGCTCGCGCAACTCAGTCGCCGGTGCAAATGCGAGTTCCTGGTCTAGGTTGGTCATCTCGAACTCCTATCCCTCGTGGCCTTCCACTTCTATTGCTATTGGCACTTCCTCGTATCAGATTCCCAAGATTGCTACGAAGAGTGCAGCCCAATGACATTGTCCGCAGGATCCATGAATACCGCAATCTGACCCATGTCATTCGGGATAGGCATAGGCGGAACGACAGTCTTGCCCCCAAGGCTCTCGACCTTCTCCAAAGCCGCCTTAAGGTCTTCCACTCCCACGTAGAACATAACGTAGTTTGGAGGCATCTCGCCGGCGGTCTGCATTATCCCGCCTCCGATTCCTCCATCCTGGGGCTCTACATAATGGAAATCGGTGCCTGCACCTGACTTCCCATAGGGCTGCACGTTCCACCCGAAGAGGTCCTTATAGAACTCTCCCAGTTGTGAAGCGTCTCTCCCGCCGATTTCAAAGAAAGCAACCGGATTTGGCATGTATCTCTCCTGTCTGTGTAGAAGCTCTGGGTCTGTGTAATGTCAGTTTCACGGGCCGGGTAGGGCCCGCGCGTGCCCATTATGTCACCCGCCTGTCACGAGCGGCAATGAATCTGGGGTCGTTGTGTTATCATCCGAGCCGAAATCCGAATCCTTGGAGAGGACTCACCAATGAAAATCACCAATGTCGAGACCTTCATCGTTGACGCTGGCTGGAGACCCTGGATGTTCGTCAAAGTCGAAACGGACGAGGGCATCACCGGCTGGGGAGAGTGCAGCGACGGCCGATCGCCCCACGGCATCGAGGGCACCATTCGCGATATGAAGCCGCTCCTCATCGGCAAGGACCCCAGGGCCTTCGAGATGCGCTTCCAGGACATGTACCGCATCACCCGCCAGAGTCCCGGTGGCATAGCGGCCAAGGCCATTGCCGGACTCGACTGCGCCTTCATAGACATCAAGGCCAAGTCGCTTGGCATCTCCGTCGTCGAGCTGTTCGGAGGTCCCACCAGGGAGCAGGTGCGAGTGTACTGGTCCCACTGCGGCAGTTCACGTATCAGGCATCACGACATCCTCGGCACCCCGCCCATGGACTCATGGGAGGCCGTGACCAACCTGGGTCACGAGGTCAAGGAACGCGGCTTCACCGCCCTGAAGACTAACATCCTCATGCCCGGACAGAATGCCACCTTTGGAGGAGGCTTCAGTGGTGGAGTCGGCTCCACCGACCAGTACGCTCCCAAGTGGCTCGTACCCCACGTCGAAAAGTTGATCGGCACGTTCCGGGACGCCGTCGGCGACGACATCGACATCAATCTCGACCTGAACTTCCACTTCAAGACCGAGGGCGCACTCCGCATTGCCAAGGTTCTCGAGCAGTTCGACATGCTCTGGCTTGAAATTGACATGTACGAGCCCAAGAGCCTGCGCCAGATCAAGGACTCGACTACCACGCGCATCTGCACCGGCGAAAACCTGTTCTACATGCGGGACTTCATCCCGTACTTCGAGAACCACTCCGCCGATATGTTCATGATCGACGTTCCATGGAACGGCTTCAGCCAGTCCAAGAAAATTGGCGACCTCGCCGAGGTCTACCAGCACAACGTCGCGCCCCACAACTACTATAGCCACCTATCCAGCTACGTTAGCGCAAGCCTGTGCGCCACGCTTCCGAACGTGCGAATCATGGAGATCGACATAGACGATGTACCATGGAAAGATGAGCTGACCACCACCGTCCCAGAGATAATCGACGGCTACATGACCGTGCCGTCAGGGCCCGGCTGGGGAGCCGACATCAACGAAGAAGTAGCTCTGGCCCACCCCTGGGATGAGAACAGCTTGGCTGGTGTACAGACCGGCGGCTACAAGGTGCCAAGGTAAAGGAGCACTCTCTAATTCCCCTCTCCCTTGATGGGCTGAGAGGGGCATGTAAAGGTACACGGACAAGAATGAGTACCAGCCAACAGACCCCCTCTCCCTCAGGGAGAGGGTTGGGGTGAGGGTGAGAAGCACGAATGTGTACCCCCTTTAAGCACTTGATGGGAGATGGTTAGGGTTTAAGCCCGCACTATCGTAGCTTGCTGTGCACGCCGAGAGTTCCATGACTAACCCTGATCCAAGAAGCAAACGTTCGTCCTGAGCTTGTCGAAGGGCGGCCTGCAGACTAGGAGACTTTGAATTGCCCGAGTACGAACACATCCTCTACGAAGCAAAGGGCACCACCAGGGTCATCACCCTCAACCGCCCCGAAACTCTCAATGCCATCACAGAGCCGATGGAAGCCGACCTCCACGAAGCCCTCGACATAGCAGAGGCCGACCCCGAGGCACGTGTCATCATCATCCAGGGAGAGGGCAGGGCGTTCAGCTCAGGTTACGACATTGCCTCATTCCAGGAGACCGACCCCGAATCGATGATCGCCAAGGGGTCGAGCGCCGCCGACCATGTCTCCCGCTGGTTCTACCATGACCGCAACATGGTCAGGAACCAGACGCACATCCTCGAGCTTTCCAAGCCTGTCATCGCCTGCGTCCACGGCTGGTGCATGGGTGGAGGTACCTGGCTGTCCCTGACTTGCGACATGACGTTCTGTTCAGAGGACGCCGTGTTCGCGCAGCCTGAAGTCCGCCAGATTTCCAACACCAGCTTCCTCTGGGTACTTATGGCCGGCTATAAGAACGCCCTGAGATATTCGCTCACCGGCGACCACATCGACGCTCAGGAAGCATTCAGGATCGGACTCGTGAACGAGGTGTTCGAGGACAAGGACGCCATGATGGCCGAAGCGTTCCGCCTGGCCGAACGGATCGCGTTGATCAGTCCTGAGACCGTTGCGGCCAACAAGTACATCGCCACGCTAGGGCTGGAGATGATGGGCCTTCGTAACGCGATTACCAGCAACTGGCTGCTGTCCTCCATCGCGCACTCTTCCCAGCGACCAGACTACAACCGGCGCGAAATGATGGACGCTGCGAAAGAGAGCGGAATGCGCGGCTTCCTTAAAGTAAGGGACGACCCGTTCCGACCGGAGCCCTTCGGGCCAAGGGCTGAAAAGAAGGACGACTAATAGGAGAGACCCTTAAGGCGCGTTCTAGCACCCGGAAGAGACGAACCTGACAACAGCATCCGCCACCAGCTTCGGCTGGTCCATGTACATGTTGTGAGCGCTCTCGGGGATCGTGAGCATGCTGAAGTCCGCGGTCTCCTCCGCGATCTTGGCCACGTCCTGAAAGCTGTCAGCGCGTGAGTCGCTCACGATGAACTGGATAGGCTTACCAAGCGTTCTCAGGGTCGGCCTGATGTCGTGGTAGTCCCCTTCGCGCTCCTTCCAGTCCATGCTCGCATTGGCCCACTTCATGTCGAGCCGCCCATTTGGTAACTCGAAGGCTTCGTGGGCCACTACGTCCCTGATGACGTCGTCGCGCCACTTTCCCGTCATAGGATGCTTCTTGAGATAATCGTACATCTCGTCGCGGTTAGCCCATGTGCGTCGGGGCCTTACTGCCCTTTGCGACACCATCCGCTGAAAGGCCTCTGTCACCACAACCATCGGCTCCAGCAACATGAGCTTGCTGAAGAAGTCAGGTCTGCGCTCAGAGAGCATCGCAGCGACGACTGCCCCTGTGGAGTGAGCCACGGCCACAACGTTCCGCAATTGGATGAAATCCGCAAACGCCTCGAGGTCGTCAATCCGCTGCGCGAATGAGTATCCAGAGTCAGGCCATTCACTGTCACCGTGCCCGCGCGAGTCAAGAGCGATGACGTGGAACTGCTCACACAAGTGACGCGCTACAGCATCCCACGATCGGCTCGTTCGCATGTCACCGTGCAGCAGAAACAGGGTAGGGCGATCCGGATCCCCACTCGGTCTGCCCCAGTCAACGTAGTGGAACCTTATGCCGCTGACTGAGGCATAGTTGCTCGAGGGTTCTGTCACTTGTCGGATCCGAAAACCATGGTCGACCTACGTACCCCTACGCCGAACCGCCAGGGTAAGCCTGTCCCGCCACCTTGCAAAGGTGGCCTTCCGATTCTCTCAATTCGAGTATGGCTTCAGGCGACTCGGAAGCAGCCTGTACAGCACCTTCTCCAACACTACTTCAGCCCCAGGTCTTCCAGGATCGGTGGTATCTGTGACTTCTCTTCTTCAGTCAGTTGCCGGAAGGGACGGGACATGATGTCATGGTCGATTACGCCCATCTGCTTAAGCGCGGCCTTCATGCCGCCAAAGCTGGCAGCATTAGCGCTCCCACCCTTCGCCACAGCCCCTACCTTTTGCGCCGTGAGCAGCTTACCGTTGCAGTCACGTACCGTCTCAGTGTCTCCCGCCTCACCGGCCTCCCAGCCACGGGCGCATACTTCTGGAACAAGGTTCGCAATCCCTGGAATCACGCCATGGACGCCAACCGATCCCGCGCTAGTAACACGGAAGACTGTGCCCAGGAACCTGAGCAGTGAGAGATCACCCTGATCGCAAAGCACGTTGAGCTGCGCCAGCAGTTCCCCGGCGCCTGAGCTGTCCTTCACCCCAACGACAGTGCCCTCAGCCGCCAGCATCGCTATGGTGCCCGGCTCTACAGCGGTCTTTACCGTCTGAGGAATGTTGTACACCCACAGCGGCAGGCCGATCTGGTCCTGAGCATACCTGTAGTGGTCAGCGAGTTCGTCCTGCGAATCAGGATAGTAGTACGGAGGAGTCAGCGCGATTCCGTCCATTCCAAGCTCGCGCACCTCGCTCGCCAACTCGACCGACATCTTGGTGGACGTGCTGGAGATGTTGCAGATCACGGGGACTCGGCCGGCAACCTCGTCGACAGTCGCCTCCATGGCTCGCACCCGCTCCGAGTCTGGGAGATTGGCAAACTCGCCCGTGGTCCCGGATGCCCATAGACCGTGAACTCCGTTGTCGATAAGATAGTTAACCAGCCTGCGAAGCGACCCGATATCGACCGTCTCATCCGGGTTCAACGGCGTCAGCATCGGAACGATTACGCCCTTGATCTCTTTGTCTGCCATTCGGTTCTCCTTGACTCAGTCCAGTAAATCAGTAGTCGCCGCCATTGTATCAGGGGGCGTTCGTTATATCTGAATGACCTCGAAGCTGATCGCATAATCGCAGCCGAACTCGATTCCAACTGCGTTCGCGTTCATCGTGAGGAACATTTCTGGGACTACGTCCTCGGAAAGCCCCTTGAGATATGCATCGTGCTTTTCGAGCGACTCTACGCCCTTGTAGACGTGGTCGCCTACATCTACGGCGTGAGTTGGATTAGGCGAGCCGCTCACCAGCAACATCTTCACCCCATTCCATGGCTCCAGACCTACGTCTACAAGCTCTGGAAAGATCCAGCGATTCCCCGCATCACGCGATCCGTCGAGCGCGGCTAGTCCGACCGCACGATGGTCAGCCTGATTCGCAAACCCCTGTTTGAAGCTCATGGCCATGTTGCCTGTGATGACCACGTCCGGCCTGTGACGACGTATTGCGCTGGCAATATCTCTTCTGAGTGGCAGACCGTACTCGACTACGCCATCCTTATGGTCCAGGAACTCGACCGTTTCGACTCCTACGACCTCAGCCCCCTCGATCTCCTCGCGCGTTCGTACCTCGCGGGCCTCATCCGGGTGCATACTGTCTATGCCGGCCTCGCCCCTAGTGACCAGCAGGTACACGACCGACTTGCCCTCTGAGGTCCACTTGGAAACGGCGCTTGCCGCTCCGTACTCGATGTCGTCAGGGTGGGCAACTACGATGAGAGCTGTCTGCCAGTCTTCATCCAGAGGTAGAAGCGTTTCAGAGGTCATAGCTTTCCTCCGGCGATCGCAGGCAGGAAGTGCACCTCACTGTTCTCGCCTACCTTCTCCAACATCCCTAACGGCGTGATCTCGCCATCGATGGCAACCGAGATGTTCCCCTTGATCCGCCCATCCTCGACCAGCCGCTCTTTGAATCCCGGATATGCGGCGTCGAGGTTGTTGACGACCTGTCGGACTGACGACCCTTCGATCTCGACCTTGCTCTTGCCGTCACTCAGCTTCTGCATCAGCGACGGGATATAGACCGTAGCCATGCTGAGATCCCTCCTATGATTTCTTAAGGCGCTTTCACTATGTGGCAAAAGGGCGGGTCTCAGTTAAGAAACCCGCCCCTTTTTACTTGGTCCGGTTATGCTGGCGATTAGGAGGGTTTAGTCTCCGTTCTGCGCCAGTGCCGCGGCTATCGCGACTGAGTTCATCGGAGTCTCGTACAGGCGTGTCCCGACCGCATCCCTGAGGGCGTTCGCAACCGCAGGGGTGGGAGGAACGATGTTCGCCTCACCCACGCCGCGGACACCGAAGGGGTGGCCGGGGTTGGCCACTTCCACGATAACCGTGTCGATCATCGGAAGATCGAGGCTTGTGGGCATGCGATAGTCAAGCAGCGTGGAGTTGTCCATGCCGCCGTCATCGTTCATATAGTACTCCTCGTTCAGCGCCCAGCCGATGCCCTGGACCGAGCCGCCCTGCATCTGGCCCTCGACGTAAGACGGGTGTATCGCCTTTCCTACGTCCTGGAAGGCAGTGAAGCGAACGACGTCGGTCTTGCCGGTCTCGGGGTCGACCTCGATGTCGACAATATTGCCGGCGAATGAACCGCCAACACCGCTCGGGTTAACGGAAGCGGTTCCAGTGATGCCGCCGCCGGTCCTGCCAAGCTGGCCCGCCAGGTCCGCGAACGTCATGCTCAGTTCGGGGTCAGACTTCGACTGGACGACGCCGTCTGCCATCTCGACTGAGTCTGCCTCGACGTCCCAGATCGTGGCAGCGCGCTCGATCATCTGCTGCTTCACTGACTGGGCTGCCTCATAGGCGGCCCATCCTGTGGCAAACGTCGTGCGGCTGCCGCCGGTCACGGCGGTGTAGCCGATCGAGTCCGTGTCGACGACTGTAGGCCTGATGTCCTCAGCGGCGATTCCCAGAACTTCTGCCGCCTGCATGGCGATGGAAGCGCGGGACCCACCGATGTCGGTAGAACCTTCAGTCAGGCTGACCGTGCCATCGGCATTGACAGCAAGGTTTACCGCGGAGTCGAAGCCGATGTTGAACCAGAATCCGATCGCGATACCGCGTCCCTGGTTTTCCCCCAGAGGCGCGCTGTAGTGGGGATGGTCCCTCATTGCCTCGAGAGTTTCGACGAGTCCTACCTTGTTGAAGGTAGGGCCGTCCACGCGGCGTGTGCCCTCTTTGGCTGCGTTCTTGAGCCTCAGCTCAATCGGGTCCATGCCGAGCTCGTCAGCCAGCTCGTCAACCGCCTGCTCGACCGCGTAGGCGGCGTTGGGAGCGCCAGGCGCTCGGTAGGCCGCCGTCTTCGGCTTGTTCACGACTACGTCGTAGCCGTCAACAGTGCCGTTCTCAATGTCGTATGCCGCGAGGGCGCACATAGCCCCAGCGCCCACAGGAGAGCCAGGGTATGCCCCAGCCTCGCAGGCCAGTTCGACTTCGGCAGCAGTAATGGTCCCGTCGCTCTTGGCGCCGATCTTCACCCGGCTCCAGGAGCCGCATGTCGGACCGGATGCCTCGAATACATCGGCCCTGCTCATCAGAATCTTCACGGCCTGGCCGGTCTTCCTGGAAAGCAGCGCGGCTACAGGCTCGAGATACACAGGTATCTTTCCACCGAAACCGCCGCCGATCTCCATCGGAATAACTCTGATCTGGGAAACAGGCATTTCGAGCAACTGCGCCATGGCGTCACGCACAGTGAATGCACCCTGCGTGCTGCACCAGATGTGCAGCCTGCCGTCAGTGTTCCATAGAGCAGTCGCGTTGTGGGGTTCGATGTAGCCCTGGTGCACTGTCTTGGCGCGGTACTCTCGCTCGACAACCACGTCGGCTTCCGGGAATCCCTTCGCTGTGTCACCCTTCTTGTGCTGGAAGTGCTGTGCGACGTTGCTGACCTTATCGGTTTGCTCGCCCAGCTCCTCGGTCTTGAGATCGTCGTGCAGGATCGGCGCACCATCGGCCATCGCCTCTTCTACAGTTACGACAGGAGGAAGCACCTCGTACTGCACGTCGATGAGCTGCACTGCTTCTTCAGCGACGTGAGGATTCGATGCGGCCACGCCAGCAACGGCATGACCTCGATAAAGGACCTTGTCCGAAGCAAGTACGTTGTCACGCAACCACTTCAGGCTGGTCGCACCCTCGCCTAAATCGACGACCGCGTCTGCATCGCTTGCGAAGTCGGCGTTGGTGACTACCGCGAGTACCCCAGGCAGCGCCTCGGCTGCCGATGTGTCGATGCTCTTGATGCGCGCATGTGCGTGCGGGCTGCGCAGGATGTGTCCGTGAAGCAGACCGGCGGTGTCGAAGTCCGCTCCGTAGAGGGCGCGACCCGTCACCTTGTCCGCGCCGTCGTGTCTGATTGGGCGCGTGCCAACAACGTTAAACGTTTCGGTGGCCAGCACCATGTTTGGCTCGTAGTCTAGAGTCTGGGTCATAAGTTACGCCTCCTGCATCTTCACAGCCGCATCCTGGACCGCCCGGACGATCTTGTCATAGCCGGTGCAGCGGCACAGGTTGTTGGCGAGCCAGAAACGGATCTCGTGCTCTGATGGGTCAGGGTTGTGCTCGAGCAGTGACTTGGCGGCCACTATGAAGCCAGGCGTGCAAATGCCGCACTGAAGTGCCGCATTCTCAAGGAATGACTGCTGCAACGGGTGCAGCGTGCTGCCTTCCGCGACGCCCTCGATAGTCGTGATCTCCTTGCCTTCAGCCTCGACTCCGAGGACCAGGCAAGATGTCACTATTCGGCCGTCGAACTCGACCGTGCAGGCGCCGCAGTTGCCGTCGTTGCAGCCTTCCTTGGTGCCGGTAAGGCCGACTACGTCGCGCAGCACTTCGAGCAGGCTCTGGCGTGGTTCGCACAGGAAGTCTAAGTGCTCACCGTTGATTATGGACTGTACGTAAGTCTTGGCGGGCAATCTATTCTCCTTAGCTCTGGGCTCGCTCGATGGCGGTCATCATCGCCCGGCGGGTTAGTACCTCGCACAGGTGCTTTCGATACTCGATCGTGCCGCGCATGTCGGTGATCGGTACGGCTGCGTCTCTCGCGAGGCCGGACGCGATTCTGACTGTCTCTTCAGTTGCAGGCTTTCCGGCAACCGCCTCGCCCGCCTCGGAAACGAAGAGAGGCGTCGGAGCGACCGATGCTAGTGTCACCCTGGCGGACCTGATGTTGCCGTTCTCCAGCTCCACCGAAACGCCTGCGCCTGCGACAGCAATGTCCATCTCGTTCCTCGGGATGAAACGAATGTAGTTCGCGCCCGAGTTGGCCGCGGGAGTAGGGAAGTGCACGGCCACAAGGACCTCGCCCTGCTCCAGCACTGTCTGTCGAACGTGGGTGCAGAAGTCTTCAAGCGCGACTTCCCGATTTCCGTTCGGACCAGCGATTCGGGCCACGCCGTTGTACGCGATCATCGCCGGTACCGAGTCTGCGCTCGGAGCAGCATTGCACAGGTTCCCGCCCAGCGAGGCGCGCCCCTGTATCTGCGTACCGCCAATGATTTGAGCCGCGTCGACGATGCCCGGATACACGCTCCGCACTGTCGAGTTGCCATAGATCCTGTAACACGGCACCGCCGCGCCTATGGTCAATCCGTTGTCTGGGTCGTAAGTGAGCTCGTTTAGCTCGGGTACGCTTTTGACGTCCACCATCAGGTCCAGGTCGTATGCCCGGCCCCTCAACTGGACTAGGAGATCGGTGCCTCCTGCCAGCGGTCGGGCCCTGTCGCCTGCCTCGTTCAGCAGGTCGACTGCTTCCCGTACTGAGGTGGGAGCCTCATAATCGATCCACTTCAATCGTTACCTCCTTGTCTCGCAACACTCCCTTGTAGGGAAGTTAGAGTCTGCTTTTTGACTTGTCTGTGCGTCGACTGCCACGACACGCGCCAGATGTACTTGAAACGCACCTTGGACGCAACGTCAACACATACCTGGATGAACTTGAAAACTACCCCCTGTGGACAGCTTCCAAAGCCGGAGACAGTATATCAGAGGAGGGAATGGTCAACAACGGTTCGCTTCGTAGGGAAGCCGTGTCGATCTGGTAGGTGCCTAACTACGG is a window encoding:
- a CDS encoding sulfatase-like hydrolase/transferase; this encodes MTDRPNFLVIMSDEHGPMWSSAYGHPFVQTPNMERLAESGATFDAAYCNSPLCVPSRLSFMTGRYVSRCEGWDNAKPLPSDAPTWPYLLRSMGYDSALSGKMHLIGPDQLHGFRDQLAYDPHGGGHRGDSEASLSTGGLHPIYLWEEGVPTSDEPWPSVSEARAGTGPMIEADDAIEEAALAYLRDPARQDSLWALCVGFVAPHFPFIVPEPYFSLYWPEYADLPNNPPGHLDNLPAAANRLMQAFNFSGYTEDEVRTARAAYYGLITYLDDKIGRLLDALEDAGMSDNTVVIHTSDHGESLGEHGLWRKMNFYEQSARVPLQISWPSVIDGGQRFTGAVSLVDATATILDIASADQASQSVMNLDGTSLLPQMTGATVGQRDEAFSEHLAHGTDRPRAMLRQGRWKLCYSHHAATPDLELYNLETDPGEFVNLANDGTHSAVQQRLTNRILDIWGDAGDLDRRIKDSQRSRLMIRDVLGEAATF
- a CDS encoding mandelate racemase/muconate lactonizing enzyme family protein, which gives rise to MKITNVETFIVDAGWRPWMFVKVETDEGITGWGECSDGRSPHGIEGTIRDMKPLLIGKDPRAFEMRFQDMYRITRQSPGGIAAKAIAGLDCAFIDIKAKSLGISVVELFGGPTREQVRVYWSHCGSSRIRHHDILGTPPMDSWEAVTNLGHEVKERGFTALKTNILMPGQNATFGGGFSGGVGSTDQYAPKWLVPHVEKLIGTFRDAVGDDIDINLDLNFHFKTEGALRIAKVLEQFDMLWLEIDMYEPKSLRQIKDSTTTRICTGENLFYMRDFIPYFENHSADMFMIDVPWNGFSQSKKIGDLAEVYQHNVAPHNYYSHLSSYVSASLCATLPNVRIMEIDIDDVPWKDELTTTVPEIIDGYMTVPSGPGWGADINEEVALAHPWDENSLAGVQTGGYKVPR
- a CDS encoding alpha/beta hydrolase, coding for MTEPSSNYASVSGIRFHYVDWGRPSGDPDRPTLFLLHGDMRTSRSWDAVARHLCEQFHVIALDSRGHGDSEWPDSGYSFAQRIDDLEAFADFIQLRNVVAVAHSTGAVVAAMLSERRPDFFSKLMLLEPMVVVTEAFQRMVSQRAVRPRRTWANRDEMYDYLKKHPMTGKWRDDVIRDVVAHEAFELPNGRLDMKWANASMDWKEREGDYHDIRPTLRTLGKPIQFIVSDSRADSFQDVAKIAEETADFSMLTIPESAHNMYMDQPKLVADAVVRFVSSGC
- a CDS encoding enoyl-CoA hydratase/isomerase family protein; protein product: MPEYEHILYEAKGTTRVITLNRPETLNAITEPMEADLHEALDIAEADPEARVIIIQGEGRAFSSGYDIASFQETDPESMIAKGSSAADHVSRWFYHDRNMVRNQTHILELSKPVIACVHGWCMGGGTWLSLTCDMTFCSEDAVFAQPEVRQISNTSFLWVLMAGYKNALRYSLTGDHIDAQEAFRIGLVNEVFEDKDAMMAEAFRLAERIALISPETVAANKYIATLGLEMMGLRNAITSNWLLSSIAHSSQRPDYNRREMMDAAKESGMRGFLKVRDDPFRPEPFGPRAEKKDD
- a CDS encoding EamA family transporter, with translation MTWVLLSLGSTITFAFISAMDKILIARFTPNPRTFIVMVGLTQFILAVVILPWVEWTGYTNQHIVLAIVSGLTSGGYLVLMFWVMGTQDVSRVIPVTSTYPIFVAVLAFFLLGEQVGLLAWVGIVVTVAGAALMSLGPTARARDRGRGQMFAFALLIFASLGFGLSQVFSKMVADSMDVWTLFFWRALGNGAACVVFSIKPRGMRDLIDTLRRPTSVGLILFTEGALVFVALAFLLGAIYSGPVSLVSTVMATRPLFVFALGIILSIGVSNVLNEPLERKILVIKTLSIVMTVGGVVAVTLAY
- a CDS encoding VOC family protein, with product MPNPVAFFEIGGRDASQLGEFYKDLFGWNVQPYGKSGAGTDFHYVEPQDGGIGGGIMQTAGEMPPNYVMFYVGVEDLKAALEKVESLGGKTVVPPMPIPNDMGQIAVFMDPADNVIGLHSS
- a CDS encoding amidase, coding for MTNLDQELAFAPATELRELIASRQVTSVELTEMYLTRIDSLDGQLNSYLTLTPDIALAQARRADEATARGETLGALHGLPVSLKDLQMTKGVRTTGGSLAYKDRVPDADAACVEKVLGAGAVMLGKTNTPEFGLLGANENRLGEPCRNPWNTERTSGGSSGGAGAAIAAGLCALATGGDGGGSIRIPASFNGIYGIKPTQGRISSYTGVDAPPAANITSQQGPLTRTVADTALMMQVMAGYDPRDSGSLRQPVPDFMGALDQSIEGLRIGWSPDFGYHPADEEVTVVSQAGAEVFAELGCSVDESDLSLDNPFDTWIVFFAGNGYAVNGHLLDDPDDPLTWYGRWAIEWGARLTMPDYIRALGERDRMVNQFMDQFDKFDLLVSPTMPTTAFSTEEYPQTVGGLEPYPIPAWGFVPYTHPINTIGFTAASIPCGFDSDGMPVGLHIIGKPGDEETVLAASAAFEAARPWAHLKPQVS